In Oryzias melastigma strain HK-1 linkage group LG16, ASM292280v2, whole genome shotgun sequence, a single genomic region encodes these proteins:
- the tnfrsf1a gene encoding tumor necrosis factor receptor superfamily member 1A — MEGCGLQRTWNKKACVGILLLLMCTIGNGVPEPNQQECPTGDYLSENNICCNKCPSGFKLLHECYVEGHRSNCTPCPVGQYMDQINVYHNCFRCKSCKERKHEVEVSPCRRDKNAECACEDGYYKSKIDSEAFECLKCSQCSPDEKEKQTCTRDKNTVCACKDGHYRVKGICKLCESCSKECQHLCMPPSTKPPEPSDIPVVAIIAAITTVGLVMVALGVFITFIFTKRFVKKKMPSHGIQPRDSSISEHLFVDVDSTESQVESVPQSPVEEQGLQNLPDCVPLEIRIPDLIYTVLNFVPVPRVKELVRSLGVRETVIEQAEMDHRQCREAHYQMLRVWAEQGSHAAGGGRGGMLHLSLMEELLDKLRQMHLGGTAEELETKYSIH, encoded by the exons ATGGAGGGCTGTGGGCTCCAAAGAACATGGAACAAAAAAGCCTGTGTGGGAATCTTGCTGCTTCTCATG TGCACAATTGGTAATGGTGTCCCAGAACCAAATCAGCAGGAGTGTCCAACAGGGGACTACCTATCAGAGAATAACATATGTTGCAATAAATGCCCCTCAG gcTTTAAGCTGTTGCATGAATGCTATGTTGAGGGCCACAGGAGTAACTGCACGCCTTGTCCTGTTGGACAATACATGGACCAGATAAACGTTTACCACAACTGCTTCCGATGCAAATCCTGCAAAG AAAGGAAACATGAAGTTGAGGTGTCACCCTGTAGAAGAGACAAGAATGCCGAATGTGCCTGTGAGGATGGTTACTACAAATCTAAAATAGACTCGGAAGCATTCGAGTGTCTCAAATGTTCACAGTGTAGTCCGGATGAGAAAGAAAAGCAGACGT GTACACGAGACAAGAACACTGTGTGTGCGTGTAAAGATGGCCACTACAGAGTAAAAGGGATCTGCAAACTATGTGAAAG TTGCTCAAAGGAGTGTCAACATCTCTGTATGCCCCCTTCAACAAAAC CTCCTGAGCCTTCGGACATTCCGGTTGTTGCTATTATTGCTGCCATTACAACTGTGGGTCTCGTCATGGTGGCTTTGGGGGTTTTCATCACCTTCATATTCACGAAAAGATTTGTAAAGAAGAAAATGCCGAGTCATGGCATTCAACCGAGAGACAGTTCCATCAGC gaACATTTGTTTGTGGATGTGGACTCTACAGAGAGCCAAGTAGAAAGTGTTCCTCAAAGCCCTGTGGAGGAGCAAGGCCTGCAAAACCTGCCTGACTGTGTCCCGCTAGAAATAAGGA TCCCGGACCTGATCTACACGGTGCTGAACTTTGTTCCTGTCCCGCGAGTGAAGGAACTGGTGCGTTCTCTTGGCGTGAGGGAAACGGTGATCGAACAAGCGGAAATGGATCACCGACAATGCCGGGAAGCTCACTACCAGATGCTGCGGGTGTGGGCCGAGCAAGGCTCCCACGCAGCTGGAGGGGGTCGAGGTGGCATGCTGCACCTTTCGCTGATGGAGGAGCTCCTGGACAA
- the cd27 gene encoding tumor necrosis factor receptor superfamily member 5 — protein MQLLHHYMFFLLCGLHVLPSGASVQCNDKQYAWPLDNPSLCCNKCEPGYKMKGPRIGKTCNNECIPCEGERFSDSYNVEMSCKVCETCDKPNMGYKSECNSIHGAVCKCNPGYTCKDQACTQCVQEAPPKKPTSPPSTTAIMSYKPKCNSSHGTMCKCNPGYRCQDKVCTLCVLATHDKKPPSPPSTPVSKPAGPTPPEKAPKQVGDTVFPLVIISLLCIGIALLAVAKMKPFLQWIRSHTVYIVTDNPAEKPLRTEDEDMPKPVQEVCGKCDQCIDICVKD, from the exons ATGCAGTTACTCCATCATTACATGTTTTTCTTGCTCTGTGGTCTCCATGTACTTCCGTCTGGAGCTTCCGTTCAGTGTAATGACAAACAATATGCTTGGCCTTTGGATAATCCCAGTCTTTGCTGTAACAAGTGTGAGCCAG GCTACAAAATGAAGGGGCCTCGAATCGGAAAGACTTGCAACAATGAATGCATCCCATGTGAGGGAGAACGTTTCTCTGACAGCTACAATGTGGAAATGAGCTGCAAGGTCTGTGAAACCTGCGATAAAC CCAACATGGGCTACAAATCTGAGTGCAATTCCATTCATGGCGCCGTGTGCAAGTGCAATCCAGGCTACACGTGCAAAGACCAGGCCTGCACACAGTGTGTGCAGGaagccccccccaaaaaacctacTTCTCCTCCGTCCACTACAG CCATTATGAGCTACAAACCTAAGTGCAATTCCTCTCATGGCACCATGTGCAAGTGCAATCCAGGCTACAGATGCCAAGACAAGGTCTGCACACTGTGTGTGCTTGCAACCCACGATAAAAAACCTCCTTCTCCTCCGTCAACTCCAG TCTCCAAACCTGCAGGCCCAACCCCACCCGAGAAAGCCCCTAAACAAGTCGGAG ATACAGTCTTCCCCCTGGTGATAATTAGCCTTCTGTGTATTGGAATTGCACTGTTGGCTGTAGCTAAAATGAAGCCATTTCTGCAGTGGATTAGGTCCCACACAG TTTACATCGTGACTGACAATCCTGCTGAAAAACCTCTGCGAACAGAAGACGAGGACATGCCCAAGCCAGTGCAAGAAGTGTGTGGCAAATGCGATCAGTGCATTGACATATGTGTAAAAGACTAG
- the si:dkey-260g12.1 gene encoding uncharacterized protein si:dkey-260g12.1 isoform X1 — MRAHQFFSAHRMGFVQYVVALWLLAAQLVFTFPTDTGETDSQGCLMCSAGTFQKSCAECEPCSAGSYTSTQNNEDSCHLCFRDCSPTSHLRVVKNCTSTSDLRCECEPGYRCTERVPHSKNCRQCQRITVVTTPGKPKQASFSGSPSRPKPCQSLNCGLQATVGTTTMPVKANPQLAAILSSSAFLGFVALIILLCIYRPTNGRCLRQTITKLCNEKRKDMSQPPRDSYTARQQPPSAANMGPVYVHNPGTVIFSLLNQFTGQVGPTISGKRAERTSNEEEEERNCPVFHPASSPGIHFSEEERSGEVDNIFFPSQEQGKDCHISKEEAFAGKP; from the exons ATGAGAGCGCACCAATTTTTCTCTGCCCACAGAATGGGGTTTGTGCAATAcgttgtggctctttggttgtTGGCTGCACAGTTGGTGTTCACCTTTCCCACG gacacaggagAGACGGACAGTCAGGGGTGCCTGATGTGCTCTGCAg GGACGTTTCAGAAATCTTGTGCAGAGTGTGAGCCTTGTTCTGCCGGCAGCTACACTTCAACCCAGAACAATGAGGACAGCTGTCATCTCTGCTTCAGAGATTGTTCACCAA CATCTCACCTGAGAGTGGTGAAGAACTGCACAAGTACTTCTGATCtgaggtgtgaatgtgagcCTGGTTACAGATGCACCGAGAGGGTACCACACTCCAAAAACTGCAGACAATGTCAAAGAATAACGG TAGTGACGACTCCAGGTAAACCGAAGCAGGCGTCCTTTTCTGGTTCCCCCAGCCGCCCCAAACCCTGCCAGTCGCTCAA CTGCGGTCTTCAAGCAACCGTGGGTACCACCACCATGCCAG TCAAAGCAAACCCTCAGCTTGCAGCCATCTTGTCTTCATCTGCCTTCCTGGGATTTGTGGCCCTCATCATCCTGCTGTGTATTTATCGCCCCACAAATGGAAGATGCTTGAGGCAGA ctattacaaAGTTATGCAATGAG AAACGGAAAGACATGTCTCAGCCCCCCAGGGACTCTTACACAGCCAGGCAGCAGCCCCCCTCAGCAGCCAACATGG GTCCAGTCTACGTTCACAACCCGGGTACGGTCATCTTCAGCTTGCTCAACCAGTTCACGGGGCAAGTTGGGCCGACCATCAGTGGGAAGAGAGCTGAGAGAACAAGcaacgaggaagaggaggagagaaacTGCCCCGTGTTTCACCCCGCATCTTCACCCGGCATTCACTTCTCGGAGGAGGAAAGGAGCGGAGAGGTGGACAACATATTCTTCCCCTCCCAGGAGCAGGGAAAGGACTGCCACATATCCAAAGAGGAGGCCTTTGCTGGGAAGCCATGA
- the si:dkey-260g12.1 gene encoding uncharacterized protein si:dkey-260g12.1 isoform X2 has translation MGFVQYVVALWLLAAQLVFTFPTDTGETDSQGCLMCSAGTFQKSCAECEPCSAGSYTSTQNNEDSCHLCFRDCSPTSHLRVVKNCTSTSDLRCECEPGYRCTERVPHSKNCRQCQRITVVTTPGKPKQASFSGSPSRPKPCQSLNCGLQATVGTTTMPVKANPQLAAILSSSAFLGFVALIILLCIYRPTNGRCLRQTITKLCNEKRKDMSQPPRDSYTARQQPPSAANMGPVYVHNPGTVIFSLLNQFTGQVGPTISGKRAERTSNEEEEERNCPVFHPASSPGIHFSEEERSGEVDNIFFPSQEQGKDCHISKEEAFAGKP, from the exons ATGGGGTTTGTGCAATAcgttgtggctctttggttgtTGGCTGCACAGTTGGTGTTCACCTTTCCCACG gacacaggagAGACGGACAGTCAGGGGTGCCTGATGTGCTCTGCAg GGACGTTTCAGAAATCTTGTGCAGAGTGTGAGCCTTGTTCTGCCGGCAGCTACACTTCAACCCAGAACAATGAGGACAGCTGTCATCTCTGCTTCAGAGATTGTTCACCAA CATCTCACCTGAGAGTGGTGAAGAACTGCACAAGTACTTCTGATCtgaggtgtgaatgtgagcCTGGTTACAGATGCACCGAGAGGGTACCACACTCCAAAAACTGCAGACAATGTCAAAGAATAACGG TAGTGACGACTCCAGGTAAACCGAAGCAGGCGTCCTTTTCTGGTTCCCCCAGCCGCCCCAAACCCTGCCAGTCGCTCAA CTGCGGTCTTCAAGCAACCGTGGGTACCACCACCATGCCAG TCAAAGCAAACCCTCAGCTTGCAGCCATCTTGTCTTCATCTGCCTTCCTGGGATTTGTGGCCCTCATCATCCTGCTGTGTATTTATCGCCCCACAAATGGAAGATGCTTGAGGCAGA ctattacaaAGTTATGCAATGAG AAACGGAAAGACATGTCTCAGCCCCCCAGGGACTCTTACACAGCCAGGCAGCAGCCCCCCTCAGCAGCCAACATGG GTCCAGTCTACGTTCACAACCCGGGTACGGTCATCTTCAGCTTGCTCAACCAGTTCACGGGGCAAGTTGGGCCGACCATCAGTGGGAAGAGAGCTGAGAGAACAAGcaacgaggaagaggaggagagaaacTGCCCCGTGTTTCACCCCGCATCTTCACCCGGCATTCACTTCTCGGAGGAGGAAAGGAGCGGAGAGGTGGACAACATATTCTTCCCCTCCCAGGAGCAGGGAAAGGACTGCCACATATCCAAAGAGGAGGCCTTTGCTGGGAAGCCATGA